In Bradyrhizobium lablabi, one DNA window encodes the following:
- a CDS encoding ABC transporter substrate-binding protein — protein MKLNRRRFLQSTAATAAAGMFGSSAFADDPINVASIHDLSGGLDIYGKPMVDALTLAVEEANAAGGLLGKQIKLINYDTQSNMQLYTQFAQQAALKDKVAVVHGGITSASREVIRPVLDRFKTLYFYNTQYEGGVCDRNQFDTGVTPAQTVEKLVPHAMKKWGKKVYVVAADYNYGQITSQWVKKYVTENGGEVASIDFFPLDVTNFGPTISKIQAAKPDFVWSALVGGAHISFYRQWAAAGMRKSIPMASTTFAVGNEHIVLSPDECNGMLVCYNYFQDLKNKTNEAFVASFLKRFGADYPNITELAMGTYQGFRLWAEGVKKAGSIDRIKVTEALETGISIDAPSGKVTIDPPTHHCVLDVHIAEVSDKKLKVLEDFAQQKPADTAAVCDLIKNPNDNQQYVIKI, from the coding sequence ATGAAGCTCAATCGCAGAAGATTTCTACAAAGCACGGCCGCGACCGCCGCTGCCGGCATGTTTGGCTCCAGTGCCTTCGCGGACGATCCGATCAACGTCGCGAGCATCCACGATCTCTCCGGCGGGCTCGACATTTACGGCAAGCCGATGGTCGATGCGCTAACGCTCGCAGTAGAGGAAGCCAATGCGGCCGGCGGCCTGCTCGGCAAGCAGATCAAATTGATCAATTACGATACCCAGTCGAATATGCAACTTTATACGCAGTTCGCGCAGCAGGCGGCGCTGAAGGACAAGGTTGCCGTCGTGCATGGCGGCATTACCTCCGCCTCGCGCGAGGTGATCCGCCCGGTGCTCGACCGCTTCAAGACTTTGTATTTCTACAACACCCAATATGAAGGCGGCGTTTGCGACCGCAATCAGTTCGACACCGGCGTGACGCCGGCGCAGACGGTGGAAAAGCTCGTGCCTCATGCCATGAAGAAGTGGGGCAAGAAGGTCTATGTCGTCGCGGCCGACTACAATTACGGCCAGATCACCTCGCAATGGGTGAAGAAATACGTCACCGAAAACGGCGGCGAAGTCGCCTCGATCGATTTCTTCCCGCTCGATGTCACCAATTTCGGCCCGACCATCTCCAAAATACAGGCCGCGAAGCCGGACTTCGTCTGGTCGGCGCTGGTCGGCGGCGCGCATATCTCCTTCTATCGGCAGTGGGCCGCGGCCGGCATGCGCAAGAGCATTCCGATGGCCTCGACCACGTTCGCCGTCGGCAACGAGCACATCGTGCTGTCGCCGGACGAATGCAACGGCATGCTGGTCTGCTACAATTATTTCCAGGACCTGAAGAACAAGACCAACGAGGCCTTCGTTGCGTCTTTCCTGAAGCGCTTCGGCGCCGATTATCCCAACATCACCGAACTCGCGATGGGGACCTATCAGGGTTTTCGTTTGTGGGCGGAGGGGGTCAAGAAAGCCGGCAGCATTGACCGCATCAAAGTCACCGAAGCGCTGGAAACCGGCATCAGCATCGATGCGCCCTCGGGCAAGGTCACGATCGACCCGCCGACCCATCATTGCGTGCTCGACGTGCACATCGCCGAGGTCAGCGACAAGAAGCTCAAGGTACTGGAAGATTTTGCGCAGCAGAAGCCCGCGGATACCGCCGCGGTGTGCGATCTCATCAAGAATCCGAACGACAACCAGCAATATGTGATCAAGATCTGA
- a CDS encoding transporter substrate-binding domain-containing protein: protein MKKPSIPLGLVFSESGPYAMMAGEMRKSALMAVDEINDSSEFDFVFAPHLRDPRGVVAGYHTACADLIREESVDHIVGCYTSASRKQVIPIVERTERLLWHPARYEGFESSDNVIYVGAAPNQHVVPLVKHMLDHISGDVFCIGSNYIWTWEMNRVIREIVTSAGGRILAERLLELGETAVDHIVKEVIDRKPPVVFNTLVGQSSYAFMRALHAAATRAGLSIPMLSCSLCEPELKLIGSAASVGCITSSAYFESIEGTENRAFVARWKARHGADSDPCVDGLSTYTCVMLLARAIRRAGSAEVGAVRRAAANHRYDSPQGPVWVDPDNNHCFLTPRLARSVPGCQFKIFWEAEAPERPDPYLSNLDLTVIGTGTEKSNDVMAKRSNHLRVVK from the coding sequence ATGAAAAAGCCGTCCATCCCGCTTGGCCTGGTGTTTTCCGAATCGGGACCCTACGCCATGATGGCCGGCGAGATGCGCAAGAGCGCCTTGATGGCGGTCGACGAGATCAACGATAGCAGCGAGTTCGATTTTGTCTTTGCGCCCCATCTGCGCGATCCCCGCGGCGTTGTCGCCGGCTATCACACAGCTTGCGCGGATTTGATCCGCGAGGAATCGGTCGATCATATCGTCGGCTGCTATACGTCGGCCTCGCGCAAGCAGGTGATCCCGATCGTCGAGCGCACCGAGCGGCTGCTCTGGCATCCGGCGCGCTATGAGGGGTTCGAGAGTAGCGACAACGTCATCTATGTCGGCGCAGCGCCCAATCAGCACGTGGTGCCGCTGGTCAAGCATATGCTGGATCACATCTCCGGCGACGTGTTCTGCATCGGCTCCAATTACATCTGGACCTGGGAGATGAACCGCGTCATTCGCGAAATCGTCACCAGCGCCGGCGGCCGCATCCTCGCCGAGCGCCTTTTGGAACTCGGCGAGACGGCGGTCGACCACATCGTCAAGGAGGTCATCGACCGCAAGCCGCCGGTGGTGTTCAACACCCTCGTCGGTCAATCCAGCTACGCCTTCATGCGCGCGCTGCATGCGGCGGCAACACGCGCGGGGCTTTCGATCCCGATGCTGAGTTGCAGCCTGTGCGAGCCCGAGCTCAAGCTGATCGGATCGGCGGCCTCGGTCGGCTGCATCACGTCATCTGCTTATTTCGAGAGCATCGAGGGGACTGAGAACCGTGCATTTGTCGCGCGCTGGAAGGCGCGCCACGGCGCCGACAGCGACCCTTGCGTCGATGGACTGTCGACTTATACCTGCGTCATGCTGCTGGCGCGCGCCATCCGCCGTGCCGGCTCGGCGGAAGTGGGCGCGGTGCGGCGCGCCGCCGCTAATCATCGCTATGATTCCCCGCAAGGTCCGGTGTGGGTCGATCCCGACAACAATCACTGCTTCCTGACGCCGCGCCTGGCACGGTCTGTGCCTGGTTGCCAGTTCAAGATTTTCTGGGAGGCGGAGGCGCCCGAGCGGCCCGATCCCTATCTCTCGAATCTCGATCTGACGGTGATTGGCACAGGCACAGAAAAGAGCAATGATGTCATGGCAAAACGGTCAAACCATCTGCGTGTCGTGAAATGA
- a CDS encoding acetamidase/formamidase family protein produces the protein MSNDPWLKSSIMAKRGLAKGEAGKRHELSIEAQGDFHYVYGPYAKPVLTINPGDIVVVETEDAFGGVITSETDSPTAKLVFPFLNPQCGPVAVNGVEKGDCLAIHIHAVETRGAQPAGTTCIIPEFGGLVGTAATAMLNKPLPERVRKMHVDKNGVRWSDKITLPYEPFIGTIGVSPEIEAISSLQPDYHGGNMDLPDVAPGAILYFPVHAKGGLMYVGDCHATQGDGELSGVAIEQRATVTLQVDVIKGWSFAWPRLETQNFLMTIGSARPLEDAARIAYRELVRWMSADYGFDEIDAYMLLSQAGRIRLGNMVDPKYTMGASILKKYLVS, from the coding sequence ATGAGCAACGACCCCTGGCTCAAAAGTTCGATCATGGCGAAGCGCGGCCTTGCCAAAGGCGAGGCCGGCAAACGTCACGAACTCTCGATCGAGGCCCAAGGCGACTTTCATTATGTCTACGGGCCCTACGCAAAACCGGTGCTCACGATCAATCCCGGCGACATCGTCGTGGTGGAGACCGAAGACGCTTTCGGCGGCGTCATCACCAGCGAAACCGACAGCCCGACCGCGAAACTGGTGTTTCCGTTTCTCAACCCGCAATGCGGCCCGGTTGCCGTCAACGGCGTCGAGAAAGGCGATTGCCTCGCCATCCATATCCATGCCGTGGAGACCCGCGGCGCGCAGCCCGCCGGCACCACCTGCATCATCCCGGAATTCGGCGGCCTGGTCGGAACGGCGGCGACCGCGATGCTCAACAAGCCGTTGCCGGAGCGGGTGCGGAAAATGCACGTCGACAAAAACGGCGTGCGCTGGAGCGACAAGATCACGCTGCCTTACGAACCCTTCATCGGCACCATCGGGGTATCGCCGGAAATCGAAGCGATCTCCTCGCTGCAGCCGGACTATCACGGCGGCAACATGGATTTACCCGATGTCGCGCCCGGCGCTATCCTTTACTTTCCGGTGCACGCCAAAGGCGGACTTATGTACGTCGGAGATTGCCACGCTACCCAGGGCGACGGCGAATTGTCGGGGGTCGCGATCGAACAGCGCGCCACTGTCACTCTGCAGGTCGACGTCATCAAGGGCTGGAGTTTTGCGTGGCCGCGGCTCGAGACGCAAAACTTCCTGATGACGATCGGCAGCGCCCGGCCGCTGGAAGATGCCGCGCGCATCGCCTATCGCGAATTGGTGCGCTGGATGAGCGCCGATTACGGCTTCGATGAGATCGACGCCTACATGCTGCTCAGCCAGGCCGGCCGTATCAGGCTCGGCAACATGGTCGATCCGAAATACACCATGGGCGCGTCGATTTTGAAAAAATATCTGGTCTCATGA
- a CDS encoding amidase — MGVRLPTLEQIDNLGSDFGLVLTADEVVAFQQAFKGPLASYGRLDELVPPALAPVAPRSPGYRPAQAENPYGAWYWKTNIKTSAEGLLSGKKVAIKDNICVAGVPMMNGSVLLEGYVPELDATVVTRILEAGGTIAGKAACEDLCFSGASHTCASGVIRNPHNPAHSAGGSSGGSAALVAAGEVPMALGGDQGGSIRTPSSWCGIYGLKPTWGLVPTTGSMPISYSVDHCGPMGASVEDVARLLTVISGHDGWDTRTISARTGDYMAALGKPARGLRVGILREGFGHPESDPAVNEKVRATIAALGKAGVEAEEVSVPWHLDGPHVWSGVILEGAAEMMLKGYGVGNNIQGYYPLSMQEAFARGMGTRLNDVSPTVKLVLMLGEYMHRNYHGRYHSKAQNLRVLVRRAYDAALEKYDALAMPTIPFTATPIPPADAPLGTAIDVALNMQANTCSFDVSGHPAFTVPCGRVNGLPVGLMMVGRHFEETTLIQLASAIEAAGDWKLN; from the coding sequence ATGGGTGTACGCCTTCCGACGTTGGAGCAAATCGATAACCTCGGATCCGATTTCGGTCTCGTCCTCACCGCCGATGAGGTCGTGGCCTTTCAGCAGGCCTTTAAGGGACCGCTCGCCTCCTATGGACGGCTCGACGAACTGGTCCCGCCGGCGCTGGCACCGGTCGCGCCGCGCTCGCCGGGCTACCGGCCTGCGCAAGCGGAAAATCCCTACGGCGCCTGGTACTGGAAGACGAATATCAAGACCTCCGCCGAAGGCCTCTTGAGCGGCAAGAAGGTCGCGATCAAGGACAACATCTGCGTCGCCGGCGTCCCGATGATGAACGGCTCGGTGCTGCTCGAAGGCTATGTCCCGGAACTCGATGCCACCGTGGTAACGCGCATTCTGGAAGCCGGCGGCACCATCGCGGGCAAGGCGGCCTGCGAGGATCTGTGTTTTTCCGGCGCCAGCCACACTTGCGCGAGCGGCGTGATCCGCAATCCGCATAACCCGGCTCATAGCGCCGGCGGTTCATCGGGCGGAAGTGCGGCGCTGGTTGCGGCCGGCGAGGTGCCGATGGCGCTTGGTGGCGACCAGGGCGGCTCGATCCGCACGCCCTCGAGCTGGTGCGGCATCTATGGCTTGAAGCCGACCTGGGGACTGGTGCCGACCACAGGCTCGATGCCGATCAGCTATTCTGTCGATCATTGCGGCCCGATGGGCGCGTCCGTCGAAGACGTGGCGCGGCTGCTCACGGTGATATCAGGCCATGACGGCTGGGACACCCGAACGATCTCGGCCCGAACCGGCGACTACATGGCGGCGCTGGGCAAACCGGCGCGAGGCTTGCGCGTCGGCATTTTGCGGGAAGGGTTCGGCCATCCCGAAAGCGATCCCGCGGTCAATGAAAAGGTGCGCGCCACCATCGCGGCACTGGGCAAGGCCGGGGTCGAGGCCGAGGAGGTCTCGGTGCCCTGGCATCTCGACGGGCCGCATGTCTGGAGCGGCGTCATCCTGGAAGGCGCAGCCGAAATGATGCTGAAAGGTTACGGCGTCGGCAACAACATCCAGGGCTATTATCCGCTTTCGATGCAGGAAGCCTTTGCCCGCGGCATGGGCACAAGGCTCAACGACGTCTCGCCGACCGTGAAACTGGTGCTGATGCTTGGCGAATATATGCATCGGAATTATCACGGCCGATACCATTCCAAGGCGCAGAACCTGCGGGTGCTGGTGCGCCGCGCCTACGATGCTGCGCTGGAAAAATACGATGCCCTGGCGATGCCGACGATCCCGTTCACGGCAACGCCCATACCGCCGGCCGACGCGCCGCTCGGCACCGCGATCGATGTGGCACTGAATATGCAGGCCAACACCTGCTCGTTCGACGTCTCCGGGCATCCTGCCTTCACCGTGCCATGCGGCCGTGTCAACGGTCTGCCGGTCGGCCTGATGATGGTCGGGCGTCACTTCGAGGAAACCACCCTGATCCAGCTTGCTTCCGCGATTGAGGCGGCTGGCGACTGGAAGTTGAACTAG
- a CDS encoding ANTAR domain-containing response regulator, whose product MTRPSPFSVRGRSALMVMRDEREIAIMRRQLNRLGMTISEHDPGEPPPAEAVDVVVIDADTIPIKSDLAAAWKSGAPIIALIGTETPSRLRWLLDLQPASFLIKPLRSAGLYTALVVAFDAAQRRVDDAAHIERLEDRIRSRRVVFAAVLQIMRVHGLTEADAFTLIRQTAMRHRTTIEQLSADIIAAGGMPNRTTRTA is encoded by the coding sequence ATGACCAGGCCATCGCCTTTTTCCGTCCGCGGCCGCAGCGCCCTCATGGTGATGCGGGATGAGCGCGAGATCGCGATCATGCGCCGCCAGCTCAACCGGCTTGGCATGACGATTTCGGAGCATGATCCGGGCGAGCCTCCTCCCGCGGAGGCTGTGGACGTCGTGGTCATCGACGCTGATACGATTCCGATCAAATCGGACCTCGCCGCGGCGTGGAAATCCGGCGCACCGATCATCGCATTGATCGGAACCGAGACGCCTAGCCGCTTAAGATGGCTGCTCGACCTGCAGCCGGCGTCGTTTCTGATAAAGCCGCTGCGCTCGGCCGGACTTTACACGGCGCTGGTAGTGGCATTCGACGCCGCGCAGCGCAGAGTGGATGACGCCGCCCATATCGAGCGACTTGAAGACCGCATTCGTTCCCGCCGCGTGGTCTTTGCGGCCGTGCTGCAGATCATGCGCGTCCACGGCCTCACCGAGGCGGACGCCTTCACGCTGATCCGGCAGACCGCGATGCGCCACCGCACCACCATCGAGCAGTTGAGCGCTGACATCATCGCGGCCGGCGGAATGCCGAACCGGACGACGCGGACGGCGTAA
- the pncA gene encoding bifunctional nicotinamidase/pyrazinamidase, with amino-acid sequence MQIRPSDDDVLLIIDVQNDFCPGGALAVDDGDAVVPVVNRLAEKFDHVVLTQDWHPSGHSSFATSHPGSAPFASITMPYGQQTLWPDHCIQGSVGAAFHPRLATTRAELVIRKGFRREIDSYSAFYENDRKTPTGLAGYLRERGLRRVFLAGLATDYCVHYSAVDARRLGFDTVLVEAGCRAIDLSGSLDAAWATMAEAGVQRVGDLG; translated from the coding sequence ATGCAGATCCGGCCCAGTGATGACGATGTGCTGCTGATCATCGACGTGCAAAACGATTTCTGCCCCGGCGGCGCGCTGGCGGTGGACGACGGCGATGCCGTGGTGCCGGTGGTCAATCGCCTCGCCGAGAAATTCGATCATGTTGTGCTGACCCAGGACTGGCATCCCTCGGGCCATAGCTCCTTTGCAACGTCGCATCCGGGCTCGGCGCCCTTTGCATCCATCACCATGCCCTACGGCCAGCAAACCCTCTGGCCGGATCATTGCATCCAGGGCAGCGTGGGGGCTGCGTTTCATCCGCGATTGGCGACGACACGGGCGGAGCTCGTGATCCGCAAGGGCTTTCGGCGCGAGATCGATTCGTACTCGGCGTTCTATGAAAACGACCGGAAGACCCCGACGGGTCTCGCCGGCTATTTGCGCGAGCGCGGGTTGCGGCGGGTCTTCCTCGCGGGTCTCGCCACCGATTACTGCGTCCATTACTCCGCCGTCGATGCGCGCCGGCTCGGGTTTGATACCGTGCTGGTCGAAGCCGGCTGCAGGGCCATCGATCTTTCGGGCTCGCTCGACGCCGCCTGGGCGACGATGGCGGAAGCCGGCGTGCAGCGTGTCGGTGATCTTGGCTAG